The Streptomyces sp. NBC_01275 genome has a segment encoding these proteins:
- a CDS encoding deoxyribonuclease IV, producing MNNQQPGPSRNPVGGHVPVAGGLHSVGLSYAQDLRAETVQVFVANPRGWATPAGNPRQDEAFREACSAESIPAYVHAPYLINFGSHTEATVERSVESLRHSLRRGREIGALGVVVHTGSATGGRERSVALQQVRERLLPLLDELTHDDDPFLLLESTAGQGSSLCSRTWDFGPYFEALDAHPKLGVCLDTCHIFAAGHDLTGPSGMHQTLDLLVDTVGEGRLKLIHANDSKDVVGAHKDRHENIGAGHIGEDPFRALMTHPATANVPLIIETPGGKEGHAADVERLKKLRDG from the coding sequence GTGAACAATCAGCAGCCCGGTCCCTCGCGCAACCCCGTCGGCGGCCATGTCCCCGTGGCCGGCGGACTGCACTCCGTGGGACTGTCGTACGCCCAGGACCTGCGGGCCGAGACGGTCCAGGTCTTCGTCGCCAACCCGCGCGGCTGGGCCACGCCCGCCGGGAACCCGCGGCAGGACGAGGCCTTCCGGGAGGCGTGCTCGGCCGAGTCGATCCCGGCGTACGTGCACGCGCCGTATCTGATCAACTTCGGCTCGCACACCGAGGCGACGGTGGAGCGGTCGGTGGAGTCGCTGCGGCACTCGCTGCGCCGGGGGCGGGAGATCGGCGCGCTGGGCGTGGTCGTGCACACGGGGAGCGCGACGGGCGGGCGGGAGCGGTCCGTGGCGCTGCAGCAGGTGCGGGAGCGTCTGCTGCCGCTGTTGGACGAGCTGACCCATGACGACGACCCGTTCCTGCTGCTGGAGTCGACCGCCGGGCAGGGCTCCTCGCTCTGCTCACGGACCTGGGACTTCGGGCCGTACTTCGAGGCGCTGGACGCCCATCCGAAGCTGGGCGTCTGTCTGGACACCTGTCACATCTTCGCGGCCGGACACGATCTGACCGGGCCGAGCGGTATGCACCAGACCCTCGACCTGCTGGTGGACACGGTCGGCGAGGGCCGGCTGAAGCTGATCCACGCCAACGACTCCAAGGACGTCGTCGGCGCCCACAAGGACCGGCACGAGAACATCGGCGCGGGTCACATCGGCGAGGATCCGTTCCGCGCCCTGATGACCCACCCGGCGACCGCGAACGTACCCCTGATCATCGAGACGCCCGGCGGCAAGGAGGGGCACGCGGCGGACGTGGAGCGGCTGAAGAAGTTGCGGGACGGATAG
- a CDS encoding DUF4396 domain-containing protein yields the protein MQHETHAHHHPPAATWAMAVQATLHCLTGCAIGEVLGMVIGTALGWGNLPTTVLAIALAFVFGYSLTLRGILKAGLGFRAAFRVALAADTLSIAVMELIDNGVIVLWPDAMDAQLADVLFWASLAISLVIAFAVTTPVNKWMIGRGKGHAVVHQYHH from the coding sequence ATGCAGCACGAGACGCACGCGCACCATCACCCGCCCGCCGCGACCTGGGCCATGGCCGTCCAGGCCACCCTGCACTGCCTCACCGGCTGCGCCATCGGCGAGGTGCTCGGCATGGTGATCGGCACCGCGCTCGGCTGGGGCAATCTGCCGACCACCGTCCTGGCGATCGCGCTGGCCTTCGTCTTCGGCTACTCGCTCACCCTGCGCGGAATCCTGAAGGCGGGCCTCGGCTTCCGGGCCGCCTTCCGGGTGGCGCTGGCCGCCGACACCCTGTCGATCGCCGTGATGGAGCTGATCGACAACGGGGTGATCGTGCTATGGCCGGACGCGATGGACGCACAGCTCGCCGACGTCCTGTTCTGGGCCTCGCTCGCGATCTCGCTCGTCATCGCCTTCGCCGTCACGACACCCGTCAACAAGTGGATGATCGGACGCGGCAAGGGCCACGCGGTGGTCCACCAGTACCACCACTGA
- a CDS encoding sulfite oxidase-like oxidoreductase — protein sequence MGQPVERESGEAAVSELPPGQRLQRGWPVTHYGPVPKFRPERWEFRVFGATADGDKRCWNHDEFTALPYTTVVADLHCVTKFSMLGSEWGGIPARTILESAPPAADVTHVMVWAEYGFSSNLRLSDFASERTIFATHKDGELLTAEHGFPLRLVVPHLYAWKGPKWVRGVEYMTADRRGFWEERGYHNVGDPWREQRYSYQEKPGDGPEL from the coding sequence ATGGGTCAGCCGGTGGAGCGCGAGTCTGGAGAAGCGGCGGTGTCCGAGCTTCCGCCGGGTCAGCGACTGCAGCGGGGCTGGCCGGTCACGCACTACGGCCCGGTGCCCAAGTTCCGGCCGGAGCGCTGGGAGTTCAGGGTCTTCGGGGCCACCGCCGACGGCGACAAGCGCTGCTGGAACCACGACGAGTTCACGGCCCTGCCGTACACCACCGTCGTGGCCGATCTGCACTGCGTGACGAAGTTCAGCATGCTCGGCTCCGAGTGGGGCGGGATCCCGGCCCGGACCATCCTGGAGAGCGCGCCGCCCGCCGCCGATGTCACCCATGTGATGGTGTGGGCGGAGTACGGCTTCAGCTCCAACCTGCGGCTGTCGGACTTCGCCTCCGAGCGCACGATCTTCGCCACCCACAAGGACGGCGAACTCCTCACCGCCGAGCACGGCTTCCCGCTCCGTCTGGTCGTCCCCCACCTCTACGCCTGGAAGGGCCCCAAGTGGGTCCGCGGCGTCGAGTACATGACCGCCGACCGCCGCGGCTTCTGGGAGGAGCGCGGCTATCACAACGTCGGCGATCCCTGGCGGGAGCAGCGGTACTCCTACCAGGAGAAGCCTGGGGACGGCCCCGAGCTCTGA
- the bfr gene encoding bacterioferritin: MQGDPEVIEFLNEQLTGELTAINQYFLHAKMQENFGWTKLAKYTRHESFDEMKHAEVLTDRILFLDGLPNYQRLFHVRVGQTVKEMFEADRQVEVEAIDRLKRGIKVMREKGDITSANIFESILEDEEHHIDYLDTQLELVEKLGEPLYLAQLIEQPES; encoded by the coding sequence ATGCAGGGCGACCCCGAGGTCATCGAGTTCCTCAATGAGCAGCTCACCGGTGAGCTCACCGCGATCAACCAGTACTTCCTCCACGCCAAGATGCAGGAGAACTTCGGCTGGACGAAGCTCGCGAAGTACACCCGGCACGAGTCGTTCGACGAGATGAAGCACGCCGAGGTGCTCACCGACCGGATCCTGTTCCTCGACGGGCTGCCGAACTACCAGCGGCTGTTCCATGTGCGCGTGGGCCAGACGGTCAAGGAGATGTTCGAGGCCGACCGCCAGGTCGAGGTCGAGGCCATCGACCGCCTCAAGCGCGGCATCAAGGTGATGCGGGAGAAGGGCGACATCACGTCGGCCAACATCTTCGAGTCGATCCTCGAGGACGAGGAGCACCACATCGACTACCTCGACACCCAGCTGGAGCTGGTGGAGAAGCTCGGCGAGCCGCTCTACCTCGCGCAGCTGATCGAGCAGCCGGAGAGCTGA
- a CDS encoding bacterioferritin-associated ferredoxin, with translation MYVCSCFGVTEAQVKQHADGGACTPRQIASACKAGTDCGSCVRRIQAILGRGAYPRRDLVEQGEPVLAELEEAA, from the coding sequence GTGTACGTCTGCAGCTGCTTCGGTGTGACCGAGGCGCAGGTCAAGCAGCACGCGGACGGCGGCGCGTGCACGCCCCGCCAGATAGCCTCCGCCTGCAAGGCGGGCACGGACTGCGGCTCGTGCGTCCGCCGTATCCAGGCGATCCTCGGCCGCGGCGCCTACCCGCGCCGGGACCTGGTCGAACAGGGCGAGCCGGTCCTCGCCGAACTCGAGGAAGCGGCGTAG
- a CDS encoding class II 3-deoxy-7-phosphoheptulonate synthase gives MTVNAKTSPSAGNTWRDLPAAQQPEYPDTEALRAVIAELESYPPLVFAGECDQLRARMAAVAKGEAFLLQGGDCAEAFDAVSADHIRQKLKTLLQMGAVLTYAASVPVVKVGRIAGQYSKPRSKGTETRDGVTLPTYRGDSVNGFDFDEKSRIPDPERLKRMYNASASTLNLVRAFTTGGYADLRQVHAWNQDFVRSSPSGQRYEQLAREIDNALHFMHACGADPEEFKTVEFYSSHEALLLDYESALTRVDSRTGQLYDVSAHMVWIGERTRQLDHAHIEFASKIRNPIGIKLGPTTTAEEALQYIERLDPDREPGRLTFIVRMGADKVRDKLPELVEKVTASGATVAWVTDPMHGNTFEAASGHKTRRFDDVLDEVKGFFEVHKGLGTHPGGIHVELTGDDVTECVGGGDEIFVDDLHQRYETACDPRLNRSQSLDLAFLVAEMYRDQ, from the coding sequence GTGACCGTGAACGCTAAGACCAGCCCGAGTGCTGGCAACACCTGGCGAGACCTGCCCGCGGCGCAGCAGCCCGAGTACCCCGACACCGAGGCTCTGCGCGCAGTGATCGCGGAGCTCGAGTCGTATCCGCCGCTCGTCTTCGCGGGCGAGTGCGACCAGCTGCGCGCCCGGATGGCGGCCGTCGCCAAGGGAGAGGCGTTCCTCCTCCAGGGCGGCGACTGCGCCGAGGCATTCGACGCGGTGTCCGCCGACCACATCCGGCAGAAGCTCAAGACGCTGCTCCAGATGGGCGCCGTGCTGACGTACGCCGCGTCCGTGCCCGTGGTGAAGGTCGGCCGGATCGCCGGCCAGTACTCCAAGCCGCGCTCCAAGGGCACCGAGACCCGCGACGGCGTGACCCTGCCGACGTACCGTGGCGACTCCGTCAACGGCTTCGACTTCGACGAGAAGTCCCGCATCCCGGACCCCGAGCGCCTGAAGCGGATGTACAACGCGTCCGCCTCCACGCTGAACCTGGTGCGCGCCTTCACCACCGGCGGCTACGCCGACCTGCGTCAGGTGCACGCCTGGAACCAGGACTTCGTGAGGTCGTCCCCGTCCGGCCAGCGCTACGAGCAGCTCGCCCGCGAGATCGACAACGCGCTGCACTTCATGCACGCCTGCGGGGCCGACCCGGAGGAGTTCAAGACGGTCGAGTTCTACTCCTCGCACGAGGCGCTGCTGCTCGACTACGAGTCCGCGCTCACCCGCGTCGACTCCCGCACGGGTCAGCTGTACGACGTCTCCGCGCACATGGTGTGGATCGGCGAGCGCACCCGGCAGCTGGACCACGCGCACATCGAGTTCGCCTCGAAGATCCGCAACCCGATCGGCATCAAGCTCGGCCCGACGACGACGGCCGAAGAGGCGCTGCAGTACATCGAGCGCCTCGACCCCGACCGCGAGCCCGGCCGGCTGACCTTCATCGTCCGCATGGGCGCCGACAAGGTCCGCGACAAGCTGCCCGAGCTGGTCGAGAAGGTCACCGCCTCCGGTGCGACGGTGGCCTGGGTGACGGACCCGATGCACGGCAACACCTTCGAGGCGGCCTCGGGTCACAAGACCCGCCGGTTCGACGACGTGCTGGACGAGGTCAAGGGCTTCTTCGAGGTCCACAAGGGCCTCGGCACCCACCCGGGCGGCATCCACGTCGAGCTGACCGGAGACGACGTCACCGAGTGCGTGGGCGGCGGCGACGAGATCTTCGTCGACGACCTCCACCAGCGCTACGAGACGGCCTGCGACCCCCGCCTGAACCGCAGCCAGTCCCTTGACCTGGCGTTCCTCGTCGCGGAGATGTACCGGGACCAGTAG
- a CDS encoding trp operon leader peptide translates to MFALSTQNPTQNWWWTAHPAAH, encoded by the coding sequence ATGTTCGCGCTTTCGACCCAGAACCCGACCCAGAACTGGTGGTGGACCGCTCATCCGGCGGCCCACTGA